Proteins co-encoded in one Nitratireductor kimnyeongensis genomic window:
- a CDS encoding LysR family transcriptional regulator, translated as MDTLSRMRAFVDVVEAEGFSAAARKVGKSKALLSKYVRELEDELGALLLNRTTRQLSLTEAGHTYFARAVELLRDVEDLAEAVRDSSGDVRGRIKLSAPRTFADAPIGQSLIDFASAHPDVTLEISLDDRFVDLVEEGFDLAIRITKLADSSLIAKRLAPFRVMLCASPELISRHGEPITPQELTHLPCIVDTNSRYRQNWPFRLEDGTTVNVPVTGRLEVNSPMAARAAALSGLGFAILPDFIADPEISAGRLVPLLEQNSFDGAGIYAIYPHRRYLPAKVRAFVDFLAQWLKENYPNK; from the coding sequence GTGGACACACTCAGCCGCATGCGCGCATTCGTCGATGTCGTCGAAGCCGAAGGCTTTTCAGCCGCCGCCCGAAAAGTAGGGAAATCAAAGGCGCTTCTATCAAAATATGTCCGCGAGCTGGAAGACGAACTGGGCGCCCTTCTGCTCAATCGCACCACCAGGCAATTGTCGCTGACGGAAGCAGGTCACACCTATTTCGCCCGGGCAGTAGAACTGTTGCGCGACGTTGAGGATCTTGCCGAGGCAGTGCGCGATTCCTCAGGGGATGTACGCGGTAGGATCAAACTTTCGGCACCGCGCACATTTGCTGATGCCCCCATCGGTCAGTCGCTCATCGATTTCGCCAGTGCGCATCCGGACGTCACGCTTGAAATCAGTCTCGATGACCGTTTCGTGGACCTGGTCGAGGAGGGTTTCGATCTCGCCATTCGCATCACCAAGCTCGCCGACTCCTCTCTGATCGCCAAGCGGCTGGCTCCATTCCGCGTAATGCTTTGCGCTTCTCCAGAGCTGATCTCCCGTCATGGCGAACCGATCACGCCCCAGGAGCTCACCCATTTACCCTGCATTGTGGACACCAACAGCCGCTACCGCCAGAACTGGCCGTTCAGGCTGGAAGATGGCACAACCGTCAATGTGCCGGTCACGGGTCGTCTGGAGGTGAACAGCCCCATGGCGGCCAGGGCAGCGGCTTTGTCCGGCCTGGGGTTCGCCATTCTGCCGGATTTTATCGCAGACCCGGAGATCAGCGCCGGCCGTCTTGTCCCTCTGCTCGAGCAAAACAGTTTCGACGGCGCCGGGATTTATGCCATCTACCCGCATCGTCGCTACCTGCCCGCTAAGGTTCGTGCCTTTGTCGATTTTCTCGCGCAGTGGCTGAAAGAAAATTATCCCAACAAGTAA